One window of the Populus nigra chromosome 4, ddPopNigr1.1, whole genome shotgun sequence genome contains the following:
- the LOC133690656 gene encoding xyloglucan endotransglucosylase protein 1-like — protein sequence MSFSCPSKLSSMLLLVSLLGYLIGSSEGGNFFQDFDITWGDQRAKILNGGQLLTLSLDTASGSGFQSKNEYLFGRIDMQIKLLPGNSAGTVTTYYLSSQGPTHDEIDFEFLENATGEPYVLHTNVFSQGKGDREQQFYLWFDPSKAFHTYSIVWNKQLIIFLVDNIPIRVFQNLESIGVAFPNKQAMRIYSSLWNADDWATRGGLVKTDWTQAPFIASYRNFKANACVWSPGSPCTSTSPNSVQDNAWQVQALDAPGRNRLRWVQQKCMIYNYCTDLKRFPQGLPPECK from the exons ATGTCATTCTCTTGTCCCAGTAAGCTTTCCTCAATGCTTCTGTTAGTTTCGTTACTTGGTTATCTAATAGGATCCTCAGAAGGTGGCAATTTCTTCCAAGATTTTGACATCACCTGGGGCGATCAACGTGCTAAGATTCTAAATGGTGGCCAACTTCTCACACTATCTCTTGACACTGCTTCTGGTTCTGGCTTCCAATCCAAGAATGAATACTTATTTGGCCGAATCGACATGCAAATCAAGCTACTACCAGGCAACTCGGCTGGTACTGTCACTACATACTAT CTATCGTCTCAGGGGCCGACACATGATGAGATCGACTTTGAGTTTTTGGAAAATGCAACTGGAGAGCCATATGTTCTCCATACCAATGTGTTCTCCCAGGGGAAAGGCGACAGAGAACAACAATTCTATCTCTGGTTTGATCCCAGTAAGGCTTTTCACACCTACTCCATTGTGTGGAACAAACAACTCATTAT TTTCTTAGTGGACAACATCCCAATAAGAGTGTTCCAAAACCTGGAATCAATTGGTGTGGCATTCCCGAACAAGCAAGCCATGAGGATATATTCAAGTCTTTGGAATGCTGATGACTGGGCAACAAGAGGGGGGCTTGTAAAGACTGATTGGACACAAGCTCCTTTCATTGCTTCTTACAGAAATTTCAAAGCCAATGCTTGTGTTTGGTCACCTGGATCACCTTGTACCTCCACCTCTCCCAATTCTGTGCAAGACAACGCCTGGCAAGTTCAAGCACTTGATGCCCCGGGGCGCAACAGACTTCGATGGGTGCAGCAGAAGTGCATGATTTACAACTACTGCACTGACTTGAAACGGTTCCCTCAGGGTCTCCCACCTGAATGCAAGTGA
- the LOC133692958 gene encoding uncharacterized mitochondrial protein AtMg00810-like has translation MESCNPVSTPVENGVELRKSKVGNVDPTYFKSLVGSLRYLTCTRPDILYGVGLVSRYMETPDQSHLNAAKRILRYIKGTMNEGYSDSDWGRDLDERKSTTGRMPFNMVKEYAEVFGISSRKSYGDLYRQSISNRIGKEPSVS, from the exons ATGGAAAGCTGCAATCCGGTATCAACTCCAGTTGAGAATGGAGTGGAATTGAGGAAGAGTAAGGTTGGGAATGTCGATCCAACTTACTTCAAAAGCTTAGTAGGAAGCTTAAGGTACTTGACATGTACCAGACCGGATATACTCTACGGGGTCGGACTCGTCAGCAGATACATGGAGACACCAGACCAGTCTCATTTGAATGCAGCCAAGAGAATTCTTCGCTACATCAAAGGCACAATGAATGAAG GCTACTCGGATAGTGATTGGGGTAGAGATCTGGATGAAAGGAAAAGCACAACAGG CCGTATGCCATTCaatatggttaaggaatatgctgAAGTTTTTGGGATTTCCTCAAGAAAATCCTACGGAGATTTATATAGACAATCGATCAGCAATCGCATTGGCAAAGAACCCAGTGTATCATGA
- the LOC133691312 gene encoding phosphatidylglycerophosphate phosphatase 1, chloroplastic/mitochondrial-like, producing the protein MQCTTTTYVAPLPGCPMPTSLHSHLHRSHLRIVKSTCLYSSQHQTHSKNIYSLALHPTSNCKRNGKEQKNSQTNNNKGYPDPDQNLSVFDRFQCSLDTNTNANQNPETENQEIEETGDTETGNQRGPLSNMWWTDLRAALGQRINVEGIVSSASVFVKDRHLALPHVVVPDIRYIDWGGLQARGFKGVVFDKDNTITVPYSLTLWGPLGPSIERCKSVFGNDIAVFSNSAGLFEYDHDGSKARALEKAIGIKVIRHRVKKPAGTSEEIEKHFGCKSSQLIMVGDRPFTDIVYGNRNGFLTVLTKPLSLAEEPFIVRQVRKLETSLMGYWFKRGLKPISHNLLPDAMQCVKDPPPQ; encoded by the exons ATGCAGTGCACCACCACCACCTATGTGGCTCCCTTACCCGGCTGTCCCATGCCAACTTCTCTTCACTCCCATCTTCATCGTTCCCATCTCAGAATCGTAAAATCCACCTGCTTGTACTCTTCACAGCACCAAACACACTCCAAAAACATATACTCCCTCGCTCTTCACCCTACAAGCAATTGTAAAAGAAACGGCAAAGAGCAAAAAAATTCCCAAACTAACAATAATAAAGGCTACCCTGACCCAGATCAGAACCTTTCAGTTTTTGACCGATTTCAGTGTTCTTTAGACACTAACACCAACGCTAACCAAAACCCAGAAACCGAAAaccaagaaattgaagaaacagGAGACACCGAAACTGGTAATCAGAGAGGGCCTTTATCAAACATGTGGTGGACGGATTTGAGAGCTGCATTAGGCCAAAGAATTAACGTTGAAGGCATTGTTTCTTCGGCTTCCGTGTTTGTTAAGGACCGGCATTTGGCTCTGCCTCATGTTGTAGTGCCTGACATAAGGTACATTGATTGGGGAGGGTTGCAAGCGAGAGGCTTTAAAGGTGTGGTGTTTGATAAGGATAACACTATAACTGTGCCTTACTCTTTGACGCTTTGGGGTCCTCTTGGTCCGTCCATTGAGAGGTGTAAATCTGTTTTCGGGAATGATATTGCCGTGTTCAGTAACTCTGCTG GTCTCTTTGAGTATGATCATGATGGCTCAAAAGCCAGGGCACTTGAGAAGGCAATTGGAATTAAAGTAATAAGGCACA GGGTAAAGAAACCTGCTGGAACAtctgaagaaattgaaaagcacTTTGGCTGTAAATCCTCACAACTTATAATG GTGGGTGATCGGCCTTTCACAGATATTGTTTATGGAAATCGAAATGGCTTTTTGACAGTATTAACGAAGCCACTGAGTCTTGCAGAGGAACCATTCATTGTTAGGCAG GTGCGGAAACTAGAAACCTCTCTTATGGGCTATTGGTTTAAACGAGGATTGAAGCCAATCAGTCATAATCTATTGCCAGATGCCATGCAATGCGTCAAAGATCCACCACCTCAGTAG
- the LOC133692727 gene encoding taxadiene 5-alpha hydroxylase — protein MTIQICSLLSWALFCSIAMLLAIFLKHRKGCGKSDGKLPPGEMGLPWIGETIEFYRSQRDNQLFEEFVQPRITKYGKIFKTRLMGSPTIIVNGAEANRFFLSNEFKLVVSSWPTASVQLMGINSIMEKQGEKHRCLRGIIATSLGPAGLEILVPKICDSVQLYLDKNWNVREEISLYHSTKALTFTIVLECLLGLNFEPGTLNTFERVLEGVFAPPISFPGSKFSRAKKARREIKEMLIKVVREKRKKMESGLGGDEGMLFSQLVSGMIRGEISEEEVVDNVVLLVFAAHDTTSFAIAMTFKMLAEHPDCHSLLLQEHDDIMNKRRPGENLTMEDTKKMKYTWQVARESMRLFPPIFGSFRKAIADIEYEGFTIPKGWKVLWTTYGTHYNEEYFKDPLTFNPRRFEEPIPPYAYLPFGGGPRLCAGNQLAKLNILIFIHYVVTRYNWSLLCPDEQITMDPLPFPSHGMPIKVSLKSS, from the exons ATGACCATACAAATATGCTCTTTGCTTTCCTGGGCTTTGTTTTGCTCAATAGCAATGCTCCTCGCCATTTTTTTGAAACACAGAAAAGGCTGCGGCAAGAGTGATGGAAAACTACCACCAGGGGAAATGGGACTTCCTTGGATCGGTGAAACAATAGAGTTCTACAGATCACAACGTGACAACCAATTATTCGAAGAGTTTGTTCAACCACGGATCACAAAATATGGAAAGATATTCAAAACGAGGCTAATGGGTTCTCCAACAATCATCGTTAATGGTGCTGAAGCTAACCGGTTTTTCTTGTCCAACGAATTCAAGTTGGTAGTTAGCTCATGGCCTACTGCATCAGTTCAGCTCATGGGCATAAATTCCATCATGGAAAAGCAAGGGGAGAAGCACCGATGCCTTCGTGGAATAATCGCCACCAGCCTTGGCCCTGCAGGGCTTGAGATTTTAGTGCCAAAAATTTGCGACTCAGTTCAGTTGTACCTAGATAAAAATTGGAATGTAAGAGAAGAGATCAGTCTTTACCATTCGACCAAAGCCTTGACGTTTACTATAGTTTTGGAGTGCTTGCTAGGGCTCAATTTTGAGCCTGGAACCCTGAATACTTTTGAGAGAGTTTTGGAAGGAGTTTTTGCACCACCTATTTCATTTCCTGGTTCCAAGTTTTCAAGAGCCAAGAAAGCAAGGCGGGAGATAAAAGAAATGTTGATTAAAGTGGTAAgggagaaaaggaagaagatggaAAGTGGTTTAGGGGGGGATGAAGGAATGTTATTTTCCCAATTGGTGAGCGGGATGATTCGAGGGGAGATCAGTGAAGAGGAGGTTGTTGATAATGTGGTTTTGCTAGTGTTTGCAGCTCATGACACAACATCTTTTGCCATTGCCATGACCTTCAAAATGTTAGCTGAGCATCCAGACTGCCATTCTCTCCTCCTTCAAG AACACGATGACATAATGAACAAGAGGAGACCTGGAGAGAATCTAACAATGGAAGACacgaagaaaatgaaatatacATGGCAAGTTGCACGTGAAAGCATGCGGCTTTTTCCTCCTATCTTTGGCTCCTTCAGAAAAGCTATTGCTGACATTGAATATGAAGGATTCACGATTCCCAAAGGGTGGAAG GTTCTGTGGACAACATATGGCACCCACTACAATGAAGAATATTTCAAGGATCCTCTGACTTTTAATCCAAGAAGATTTGAGGAGCCAATTCCACCATATGCTTACCTTCCCTTCGGTGGAGGACCAAGACTTTGTGCAGGAAACCAACTGGCAAAGTTGAATATCCTCATCTTCATCCACTATGTTGTAACGCGTTACAATTGGTCCTTACTCTGCCCTGATGAACAAATCACCATGGACCCTCTCCCATTCCCTTCCCATGGAATGCCCATCAAAGTTTCTCTCAAGTCATCTTAG
- the LOC133691098 gene encoding protodermal factor 1-like, whose amino-acid sequence MEKQESKQASMLMWVLAAGLLSHNLAFPVLATTFEDQKNYYSPDPHSRSPPSGLSLSLSLSLSHTHTHRHSTPSHGSGGSSVNPPSHSTPSTPSGGGYNPTPSIPSGGNCGTPPSVPTPSTPSNPPRGGGYHPTPPTTGGSPPTPVIVSPPTTPSITPGTPFTPTPPFIPDPNSPFSCNYWRTHPALIWGVLGWWGTMGNAFGVTSLPRFGTSMTLQQALSNTRTDGYGTLYREGTASLLNSMVSNRFPFTTRQVRENFVASLASNKAAGAQGHLFKLANEGRLKPRV is encoded by the exons ATGGAGAAGCAGGAAAGCAAGCAGGCTTCAATGTTGATGTGGGTTTTGGCCGCTGGCTTGCTTTCTCACAACTTGGCGTTCCCTGTATTGGCCACAACCTTTGAAGATCAAAAGAACTACTACTCCCCAGACCCACATTCAAGAAGTCCCCCTTCtggtctctccctctctctctctctctctctctctcacacacacacacacaggcACTC GACCCCTTCACATGGTTCAGGAGGTAGCTCTGTTAACCCACCATCTCACTCAACGCCATCAACTCCTTCAGGTGGAGGCTACAATCCAACACCATCGATCCCTTCAGGTGGAAATTGTGGAACCCCGCCAAGTGTACCTACTCCATCAACACCATCAAACCCTCCGCGAGGAGGTGGATACCACCCCACCCCTCCAACCACAGGAGGCAGTCCCCCAACACCAGTCATTGTAAGCCCACCAACCACCCCAAGTATTACTCCAGGCACCCCTTTCACCCCCACGCCTCCGTTCATTCCTGACCCAAATTCACCCTTCTCATGCAA TTACTGGAGAACTCACCCTGCACTAATATGGGGTGTTTTGGGCTGGTGGGGAACAATGGGAAACGCATTTGGTGTGACTAGCTTGCCAAGATTTGGAACGAGTATGACCTTGCAGCAAGCACTTTCAAACACACGTACTGATGGGTACGGGACACTCTACCGAGAAGGTACTGCTTCCTTGCTCAACTCCATGGTGAGCAACAGGTTCCCTTTCACAACCAGGCAAGTCAGGGAGAATTTTGTTGCTTCACTAGCCTCCAACAAGGCTGCAGGAGCACAGGGACATCTTTTCAAGCTGGCCAATGAGGGCAGACT